Proteins found in one Collinsella aerofaciens genomic segment:
- the rdgB gene encoding RdgB/HAM1 family non-canonical purine NTP pyrophosphatase, whose product MALEKIDIDTLDPAATIVVATGNAHKLTEIEAILGKVMPEVRFVALGQLGDFEDPEENGTTFLENAIIKAQAAVEETGLMAIADDSGLVVDALDGEPGVYSARYAGVHGDDAANNAKLLVNLEGVADEDRTARFMSVVALIDTDGLVTYGEGACEGVIAHEGRGDHGFGYDPLFLPVDTPGKTMAELTADEKNAISHRFHALEHLSAKLTGEE is encoded by the coding sequence ATGGCACTTGAGAAGATCGACATTGACACTCTCGACCCGGCGGCGACCATCGTCGTGGCAACGGGCAACGCCCATAAGCTCACCGAGATCGAGGCCATTTTGGGCAAGGTCATGCCCGAGGTGCGCTTTGTGGCGCTCGGCCAGCTGGGCGATTTTGAGGACCCCGAGGAAAACGGCACGACGTTTTTGGAGAACGCCATCATCAAGGCGCAGGCTGCGGTTGAGGAGACGGGGCTTATGGCCATCGCCGACGATTCCGGCCTGGTCGTCGACGCGCTGGACGGCGAGCCCGGTGTGTATAGTGCGCGCTATGCGGGCGTGCACGGCGACGATGCCGCCAACAATGCAAAGCTGCTCGTTAACCTGGAAGGCGTGGCGGACGAGGATCGCACCGCGCGCTTTATGAGCGTCGTTGCGCTCATCGACACGGATGGTCTGGTTACCTATGGCGAGGGCGCCTGCGAGGGCGTTATCGCGCACGAGGGCCGCGGCGACCATGGTTTTGGCTACGACCCGCTGTTCCTGCCGGTCGACACGCCGGGCAAGACCATGGCCGAGCTGACGGCGGACGAGAAGAACGCCATCAGCCATCGTTTCCACGCGCTCGAGCATCTGTCCGCCAAGCTGACGGGCGAGGAGTAG
- the greA gene encoding transcription elongation factor GreA yields MDASQIVLTAEGRQKLVEELAWREGDYAKEIVEDIKEARAFGDLSENSEYDAAKDKQAQNAARIAEIQAILANAQVAATTGDLTVSIGSTVSLIDPNGEVMEVTLVGTTETNSLEHKISNESPVGHAIIGHGEGDSVEVVTPSGKTRVYTIAKIAR; encoded by the coding sequence ATGGACGCAAGCCAGATCGTACTGACCGCTGAGGGCCGCCAGAAGCTCGTCGAGGAGCTCGCTTGGCGTGAGGGCGATTACGCCAAGGAGATCGTCGAGGACATCAAGGAAGCCCGCGCGTTCGGCGACCTTTCGGAGAACTCCGAGTACGACGCCGCTAAGGACAAGCAGGCCCAGAACGCCGCTCGTATTGCCGAGATCCAGGCCATCCTCGCCAACGCTCAGGTTGCTGCCACCACGGGCGACCTGACCGTCTCCATCGGTTCCACCGTTTCGCTGATTGATCCCAACGGCGAGGTCATGGAAGTCACGCTCGTCGGTACCACCGAGACCAACTCGCTCGAGCACAAGATCTCCAACGAGTCTCCGGTCGGCCACGCCATCATCGGTCACGGCGAGGGCGACTCCGTCGAGGTCGTTACGCCTTCCGGCAAGACTCGCGTCTACACCATCGCCAAGATCGCACGCTAG
- a CDS encoding HAD family hydrolase: MSHNTLPTVAELSGEMRERLAKVKYVFTDLDATMLAPGSCVLRDNDGNPSTKLVEAVVALARAGIQVVPTSGRNRTMIHEDARVLGLNSYIGEMGGLVMYDLKANDWEYLTGDMPYDPSCGLTPHQVIEQTGVCEKILARWPHKIEYHNDMSTGYKYREVTVGMRGDVPDDEVQAILDEAGCGLIWACNGHLTHLSKPTTLELDRVEDGRAFNINPAGLNKGVAIARFCEHLGIEREETLALGDSESDFYMADHVGTFCLVENGLTSAGAPEFLAACENAFVTRGKIVDGWAATAELLVAARS, translated from the coding sequence ATGTCCCACAATACCCTGCCGACCGTCGCTGAGCTTTCGGGCGAGATGCGCGAGCGCTTGGCCAAGGTCAAGTACGTCTTTACCGACCTGGATGCCACGATGCTCGCACCCGGCTCGTGCGTGCTGCGCGACAACGACGGCAACCCCTCGACCAAACTCGTCGAGGCCGTCGTGGCGCTCGCTCGCGCTGGTATTCAGGTGGTTCCCACCTCGGGCCGCAACCGTACCATGATCCACGAGGACGCGCGCGTGCTCGGCCTCAACTCCTACATCGGCGAGATGGGCGGCCTGGTCATGTACGACCTCAAAGCCAACGATTGGGAGTATCTGACCGGCGACATGCCCTACGACCCCTCTTGCGGCCTCACGCCGCACCAGGTGATCGAGCAGACCGGCGTGTGCGAGAAGATCCTTGCCCGCTGGCCGCACAAGATCGAGTACCACAACGACATGTCGACCGGCTACAAGTACCGTGAGGTCACCGTCGGCATGCGCGGCGATGTGCCCGACGATGAGGTCCAGGCCATCCTGGACGAGGCCGGCTGCGGTCTGATCTGGGCTTGCAACGGTCACCTGACGCATCTGTCCAAGCCGACGACGCTCGAGCTCGATCGCGTCGAGGACGGTCGCGCATTCAACATCAATCCCGCCGGCCTCAACAAGGGCGTTGCCATTGCGCGCTTCTGCGAGCACCTGGGTATCGAGCGCGAGGAGACGCTCGCGCTCGGCGATTCCGAGTCCGATTTCTACATGGCCGATCACGTGGGCACGTTCTGCCTGGTCGAGAATGGCCTGACGAGCGCCGGCGCGCCCGAGTTCCTGGCTGCCTGCGAGAACGCTTTCGTTACGCGCGGCAAAATTGTCGACGGTTGGGCGGCGACGGCAGAGCTGCTGGTCGCGGCGCGTTCGTAG
- the rph gene encoding ribonuclease PH, with the protein MEYMQVNRANGRAADELRPIKLTRGVMKHAHGSCLAEFGDTRVLCAATIEEGVPGWRKGAKAGWVTAEYAMLPASTGKRCKREHANRKGRSMEIERLIGRSLRTVVNMKALGEYTVTVDCDVIQADGGTRTASITGAWVALHDALAMWVEAGKIERIPLIGQVAAISMGVVDGNTLLDLDYSEDSHAEVDMNLVATDTGEMIELQGTGEQAPFDRKRLNALLDLGDKGIAELIELQRQAIA; encoded by the coding sequence ATGGAGTATATGCAGGTCAACCGCGCCAACGGCCGCGCCGCCGATGAGCTGCGCCCCATCAAACTGACTCGCGGCGTCATGAAGCACGCCCACGGCTCGTGTTTGGCCGAGTTCGGTGACACGCGCGTGCTGTGCGCCGCCACTATCGAGGAGGGCGTGCCGGGCTGGCGAAAGGGAGCTAAGGCCGGCTGGGTGACCGCGGAATACGCCATGCTGCCGGCGTCGACCGGCAAGCGCTGCAAGCGCGAACACGCCAACCGCAAGGGTCGCTCCATGGAGATCGAGCGCCTCATTGGCCGCAGCCTGCGTACCGTCGTCAACATGAAGGCGCTCGGCGAGTACACCGTCACCGTCGACTGCGATGTGATTCAGGCCGATGGCGGCACGCGTACAGCGAGCATCACCGGCGCCTGGGTGGCGCTGCACGACGCCCTCGCCATGTGGGTCGAGGCGGGCAAGATCGAACGCATCCCGCTTATCGGCCAGGTGGCTGCCATCTCCATGGGCGTTGTCGACGGCAATACTCTGCTTGACCTCGATTATTCGGAGGACAGCCATGCCGAGGTCGACATGAACCTCGTCGCCACCGACACCGGCGAGATGATCGAGCTCCAGGGCACCGGCGAGCAGGCGCCCTTTGACCGCAAACGCCTCAACGCCCTGCTCGACCTGGGCGACAAGGGTATCGCCGAGCTCATCGAGCTTCAGCGCCAAGCCATCGCCTAA
- the tatA gene encoding twin-arginine translocase TatA/TatE family subunit, with product MFGLRAPELIIILVVVLIIFGPKNLPKLGKSLGSTVKNIREGMEGDDKAETKQAEEVVVEQSEEDKEIAELEAKLAAAKKKQAEDSDADAE from the coding sequence ATGTTTGGACTGAGGGCTCCTGAGCTCATCATTATTCTCGTCGTTGTCCTGATTATCTTCGGGCCCAAGAACCTGCCGAAGCTCGGCAAGTCCCTCGGCTCTACCGTCAAGAATATCCGCGAGGGTATGGAGGGCGACGATAAGGCCGAGACCAAGCAGGCCGAGGAGGTCGTGGTCGAGCAGTCCGAGGAGGACAAGGAGATCGCTGAGCTCGAGGCCAAGCTCGCTGCTGCCAAGAAGAAGCAGGCAGAGGACAGCGACGCGGACGCAGAGTAG
- the dtd gene encoding D-aminoacyl-tRNA deacylase, producing the protein MRAVVQRVLNAGVTVDGECVGRIGRGYLVLLGVGHGDTRAEADKLWGKLRGLRINEDENGKTNLALADVDGEVLVVSQFTLFADCRHGRRPSFTDAGAPDVANELYEYFLTLVREDVEQVAHGIFGADMKVDLVNDGPFTIVLDTDSL; encoded by the coding sequence GTGCGTGCGGTGGTGCAGCGCGTGCTCAACGCCGGCGTGACGGTCGACGGCGAGTGCGTGGGCCGCATTGGACGCGGCTACCTGGTGCTGCTGGGTGTGGGCCATGGCGATACGCGTGCCGAGGCCGACAAGCTGTGGGGCAAGCTCCGCGGGCTGCGTATCAACGAGGACGAGAACGGCAAGACCAACCTGGCACTTGCCGATGTCGACGGCGAGGTGCTCGTGGTGTCGCAGTTCACGCTGTTTGCCGACTGCCGCCACGGCCGCCGTCCGTCGTTTACGGATGCCGGCGCCCCCGATGTCGCCAACGAGCTCTACGAGTACTTCTTGACGCTTGTGCGCGAGGACGTCGAGCAAGTAGCACATGGCATCTTCGGCGCCGATATGAAAGTCGATCTTGTCAACGACGGTCCGTTCACCATCGTCTTGGACACCGATAGTCTGTAA
- the lysS gene encoding lysine--tRNA ligase, whose product MAENQNAADQASTLNDERATRLAKRAALFEAGQNPYPEHSELEDYVADIETKYADLADGEDTEDVVKIAGRVVAKRGQGKIMFIVVRDATAEIQLFCRINDMDEAAWSTLKALDLGDILGVTGVVVRTQRGQLSVAPKSATLLAKAVRPLPEKFHGLSDKETRYRQRYVDLIANDDVRETFRKRSQILSTFRRFMESDGYMEVETPILQTIQGGATAKPFITHFNALDQECYLRIATELHLKRCIVGGFERVFEIGRIFRNEGMDLTHNPEFTTMEAYRAFSDLEGMKALAQGVIKAANKAIGNPEVIEYQGQTIDLSGEWASRPMTDIVSDVLGKQVTIDTPVEELAAAAREKGLEIKPEWTAGKIIAEIYDELGEDTIVNPTFVCDYPIEVSPLAKRFEDDPRLTHRFELVIAGHEYANAFSELNDPVDQAERFAAQMAEKAGGDDEAMEYDEDYVRALEYGMPPAGGIGIGIDRVVMLLTNQASIRDVLLFPHMKPEKGFQSGAAAAKAAEAGNAASPFVKPLKPTLDYSKIAVEPLFEEFVDFDTFSKSDFRAVKVKACEAVKKSKKLLNFTLDDGTGTDRTILSGIHEYYEPEDLVGKTLLAITNLPPRKMMGIPSCGMLISAVHEEEGEERLNLIQLDASIPAGAKMY is encoded by the coding sequence ATGGCAGAGAACCAGAACGCCGCCGATCAGGCATCGACGCTCAACGACGAGCGCGCCACCCGCCTGGCCAAGCGCGCCGCCCTGTTCGAGGCGGGCCAGAACCCCTATCCCGAGCACTCTGAGCTTGAGGACTACGTCGCCGATATCGAGACTAAGTACGCCGATCTTGCCGATGGCGAGGACACCGAGGACGTCGTGAAGATCGCCGGCCGTGTGGTCGCCAAGCGCGGTCAGGGCAAGATCATGTTCATCGTCGTGCGCGATGCGACTGCCGAGATTCAGCTGTTCTGCCGCATCAACGACATGGACGAGGCTGCCTGGAGTACGCTCAAGGCCCTCGACCTGGGCGACATCCTGGGCGTGACCGGCGTGGTCGTGCGCACCCAGCGTGGCCAGCTTTCCGTTGCCCCTAAGAGCGCGACCCTGCTTGCCAAGGCCGTTCGTCCGCTGCCCGAGAAGTTCCACGGTCTTTCCGATAAGGAGACCCGCTATCGCCAGCGCTATGTCGACCTGATCGCCAACGACGACGTTCGCGAGACCTTCCGTAAGCGTTCGCAGATTCTCTCCACCTTCCGTCGCTTTATGGAGTCCGACGGCTACATGGAGGTCGAGACCCCCATTCTGCAGACCATCCAAGGCGGCGCTACTGCCAAGCCGTTCATTACCCACTTCAACGCGCTCGATCAGGAGTGCTACCTGCGTATTGCCACCGAGCTGCACCTCAAGCGCTGCATCGTCGGTGGTTTTGAGCGCGTGTTCGAGATCGGCCGCATCTTCCGTAACGAGGGCATGGACCTTACCCACAACCCCGAGTTCACCACGATGGAGGCCTACCGTGCCTTCTCAGACCTCGAGGGCATGAAGGCGCTCGCCCAGGGTGTCATTAAGGCGGCTAACAAGGCCATCGGCAACCCCGAGGTCATCGAGTACCAGGGCCAGACCATCGACCTTTCTGGTGAGTGGGCCAGCCGTCCCATGACCGACATCGTCTCCGACGTGCTCGGCAAGCAGGTCACCATCGACACGCCGGTCGAGGAGCTTGCTGCCGCCGCGCGCGAGAAGGGCCTGGAGATCAAGCCCGAGTGGACTGCTGGCAAGATCATCGCCGAGATTTACGATGAGCTGGGCGAGGACACCATCGTCAACCCGACGTTCGTGTGCGATTACCCCATCGAGGTCAGCCCGCTTGCCAAGCGTTTTGAGGACGACCCGCGCCTGACGCACCGCTTTGAGCTGGTTATTGCCGGTCACGAGTACGCCAACGCGTTCTCCGAGCTCAACGACCCGGTCGACCAGGCCGAGCGCTTTGCCGCCCAGATGGCCGAGAAGGCCGGCGGTGACGACGAGGCCATGGAGTATGACGAGGATTACGTGCGCGCCCTCGAGTACGGTATGCCTCCCGCGGGCGGCATCGGCATCGGTATCGACCGCGTGGTCATGCTGCTCACCAACCAGGCTTCTATCCGCGACGTGCTGCTGTTCCCGCACATGAAGCCCGAGAAGGGTTTCCAGTCCGGTGCCGCTGCCGCCAAGGCTGCCGAGGCCGGCAACGCCGCGAGCCCGTTCGTTAAGCCGCTTAAGCCCACGCTCGATTACTCCAAGATCGCCGTTGAGCCGCTGTTTGAGGAGTTCGTCGACTTTGATACCTTCTCCAAGAGCGACTTCCGCGCTGTGAAGGTCAAGGCATGCGAGGCCGTCAAGAAGTCCAAGAAGCTGCTGAACTTTACGCTCGACGACGGCACCGGCACCGACCGCACCATCCTCTCCGGTATTCACGAGTACTACGAGCCCGAGGACCTGGTCGGTAAGACCCTGCTCGCCATCACCAATCTGCCTCCGCGCAAGATGATGGGCATCCCCAGCTGCGGCATGCTGATCAGCGCTGTCCACGAGGAGGAGGGCGAGGAGCGCCTCAACCTGATCCAGCTCGATGCTTCCATCCCCGCCGGCGCAAAGATGTACTAG
- a CDS encoding Veg family protein — translation MEEMEVNHVDDIHEKLTDMVGDRVKVKANMGRTRVVERMGTIKSVHPAVFIVEVDERRGRKSRQSYQYIDVLTGQVELFDPESGEHIFTPLGNQLEEH, via the coding sequence ATGGAAGAGATGGAAGTCAATCACGTCGACGACATCCACGAGAAGCTGACCGATATGGTGGGCGATCGCGTTAAGGTGAAGGCCAACATGGGCCGCACCCGCGTCGTCGAGCGCATGGGCACCATCAAGAGCGTGCACCCCGCCGTCTTTATCGTCGAGGTTGACGAGCGTCGTGGCCGCAAGTCGCGTCAGTCCTACCAGTACATCGATGTCCTCACCGGTCAGGTCGAGCTGTTCGACCCCGAGAGCGGCGAGCACATTTTTACCCCGCTCGGCAATCAGCTCGAGGAGCACTAG
- a CDS encoding UDP-N-acetylmuramoyl-L-alanyl-D-glutamate--2,6-diaminopimelate ligase, translated as MHHSDSATVTTVDTLAKLLDVCGELRASEQVDGRAVTGCSFDSRAVSAGDVFFCKGAAFKPAFLSMALDAGAVAFVCEEPLVESLEPLAQESGAAMLVVDSVRTAMALLPPEVYNRPDHDVKIVGITGTKGKTTAAFMLQSIIKAAGESCGMIGSVSTDDGIECYESTNTTPEAPEVWRHIANCRTSGRQSMVMEVSSQALKYQRVENLPFDVACFLNIGRDHISPIEHPTFEDYFESKLRIFDQAKTAVVNLGTEEVDRVLEAASTAERLVTVGVEHPEASLWASDVRMVGFSIEFNLHGLCADESEAGEKVLLGIAGDFNVENALVAIAAAREIGIGIEAIKKGLSKLRVPGRMEVVESKDGRVICVVDYAHNQLSFRSLFSSVKRAFPASPVIALFGAAGGKAQERREQLPREAAPYSDLMIFANEDPAHEDPMKVCRELAEHVPDDTPNKIILDREAAVHAAFKAAREEYVNPDAPTIVLLLAKGDEELMHVGDEFVPIESDLSLANRLIDVTQFD; from the coding sequence ATGCACCATTCGGATTCCGCGACCGTGACCACGGTCGATACGCTTGCCAAGCTGCTCGATGTGTGCGGCGAGCTGCGCGCATCAGAGCAGGTTGACGGGCGTGCCGTGACCGGCTGCTCGTTTGATTCGCGCGCGGTCTCGGCAGGTGACGTGTTCTTCTGCAAAGGTGCTGCCTTTAAGCCCGCGTTTTTGAGCATGGCGCTCGATGCGGGCGCCGTCGCATTTGTGTGCGAGGAGCCGCTGGTCGAGTCTCTGGAGCCGCTGGCGCAGGAGAGCGGTGCTGCGATGCTGGTTGTTGATAGCGTGCGCACGGCCATGGCCCTGCTGCCGCCGGAGGTCTACAACCGCCCCGACCACGACGTTAAGATCGTGGGGATCACCGGTACCAAGGGAAAGACCACGGCCGCTTTTATGCTCCAGTCCATCATCAAAGCAGCGGGCGAGTCCTGCGGCATGATCGGCTCGGTGAGTACCGACGATGGCATCGAGTGCTATGAGAGCACCAATACTACGCCCGAGGCCCCCGAGGTCTGGCGCCATATCGCCAACTGCCGCACGTCCGGTCGCCAGTCCATGGTCATGGAGGTCTCGAGCCAGGCGCTCAAGTACCAACGCGTCGAGAATCTGCCGTTTGACGTGGCGTGCTTCCTCAACATCGGCCGCGACCACATCTCGCCGATCGAACACCCCACGTTTGAGGATTATTTTGAGAGCAAGCTCAGGATTTTTGACCAGGCAAAGACCGCCGTGGTGAATCTGGGCACCGAAGAGGTCGACCGTGTGCTGGAGGCAGCGTCGACGGCCGAGCGCTTGGTGACCGTTGGCGTCGAGCATCCCGAGGCAAGCCTGTGGGCGAGCGACGTACGCATGGTCGGCTTTAGCATCGAGTTCAACTTGCATGGCCTGTGTGCCGACGAGTCCGAGGCGGGGGAGAAGGTCCTGCTGGGTATCGCGGGAGACTTTAACGTGGAAAACGCGCTGGTCGCTATCGCCGCTGCGCGCGAGATCGGCATCGGTATCGAGGCTATCAAGAAGGGCCTCTCCAAACTGCGTGTGCCGGGCCGTATGGAGGTCGTGGAGTCGAAGGACGGCCGCGTGATTTGTGTCGTCGACTACGCGCACAACCAGCTTTCGTTCCGTTCGCTTTTCTCGTCGGTCAAGCGCGCGTTTCCCGCTAGCCCCGTCATTGCGCTGTTTGGCGCTGCCGGCGGCAAGGCGCAGGAGCGCCGCGAGCAGCTTCCGCGCGAGGCCGCACCGTATTCCGACCTGATGATCTTTGCCAACGAGGATCCAGCTCACGAGGACCCGATGAAGGTCTGTCGCGAGCTTGCCGAGCATGTTCCCGACGATACGCCGAACAAGATCATCCTCGACCGCGAAGCCGCTGTGCATGCGGCGTTCAAGGCGGCGCGCGAGGAGTACGTCAACCCCGATGCTCCCACCATTGTCTTGCTGCTGGCAAAGGGTGACGAGGAGCTCATGCACGTGGGCGACGAGTTCGTGCCCATCGAGAGCGACCTTTCGCTGGCCAATCGCCTGATCGATGTTACCCAGTTTGACTAA
- the ispE gene encoding 4-(cytidine 5'-diphospho)-2-C-methyl-D-erythritol kinase, with amino-acid sequence MTDWSLTLSAPAKINLYLGVHTERDDRGYHRVDSLMAAVSLSDTVTVTPAQALTVQTVPASDFPMQKNTAYRAAIAMAEHYGREANICVTIEKRIPLCAGLGGPSTDAAAVIVALAELWGIDRTDPVLDDIARGIGADVPFFLHASPAFYVGGGDVLATEYPALPATPVVLVKPREASVSTIEAYRRFDEAPVPADEPGAIASALRAGDAETAYALIHNNLGVISAQMEPQIQTVLDWLRKQDGTVAVDVCGSGACSFAICGTAAMAERLADAAQQNGWWSCATQFIPNTVRVEVPKK; translated from the coding sequence GTGACCGATTGGTCCCTGACCCTTTCCGCGCCGGCAAAGATTAACCTCTACCTGGGGGTTCATACCGAGCGCGATGACCGCGGCTACCACAGGGTCGATTCCCTGATGGCAGCCGTCAGTCTTTCCGATACCGTGACGGTCACGCCGGCGCAGGCGCTGACTGTCCAGACGGTTCCAGCATCAGATTTTCCCATGCAAAAGAATACGGCGTATCGGGCTGCGATTGCTATGGCCGAGCATTATGGTCGCGAGGCAAACATCTGCGTGACGATTGAGAAGCGCATTCCATTGTGCGCCGGCTTGGGCGGCCCCTCGACGGATGCGGCCGCGGTCATTGTCGCCTTGGCGGAGCTCTGGGGAATTGATCGCACCGACCCCGTGCTCGACGACATCGCGCGCGGCATTGGTGCTGACGTCCCGTTCTTTTTGCACGCGAGCCCTGCGTTCTACGTAGGTGGGGGAGACGTGCTGGCAACTGAGTACCCCGCGCTGCCCGCAACGCCCGTCGTGTTGGTCAAGCCGCGCGAGGCAAGTGTTTCGACAATTGAAGCCTATCGACGTTTTGACGAGGCCCCGGTGCCTGCGGACGAGCCCGGCGCGATAGCTTCTGCCTTGCGTGCTGGTGATGCCGAGACGGCATATGCACTCATCCATAACAACTTGGGTGTCATTTCCGCACAGATGGAGCCGCAGATTCAAACGGTTCTCGATTGGCTGCGTAAACAGGACGGCACCGTTGCTGTAGATGTGTGCGGATCGGGTGCCTGCTCGTTTGCCATTTGCGGCACCGCCGCCATGGCCGAAAGGCTTGCCGACGCTGCCCAGCAAAACGGCTGGTGGTCCTGCGCGACGCAGTTCATTCCCAACACGGTTCGCGTCGAAGTGCCAAAGAAGTAA
- the murI gene encoding glutamate racemase, with product MSDIENPAGDTRPIGVFDSGLGGLTVARAIATALPHESVYYFGDTKRCPYGTRTEDEVRSFALQAGRWLSKHDVKIMVIACNTATAAALRLAQQVLDVPVIGVIAPGARAAINSTRTRRVGVLATNLTIRSGAYTRAIQDLDAGVDVYGCPASSFVEVVEHELASGAHLQEQWLENEDIFDTPAVRALVGATVEPLRDHGIDTVVLGCTHFPLLVGPIRHALGPGVRVVSSAEETTRELTDILTRREQLAGDAAEPQHRFATTADNIAEFAVAGSFIFGQPLKSIEHIDIDELK from the coding sequence ATGTCCGATATCGAGAATCCGGCAGGCGACACGCGCCCGATTGGCGTGTTCGATTCTGGTTTGGGCGGTCTGACGGTTGCGCGCGCGATTGCGACGGCGCTGCCGCACGAGTCCGTCTACTACTTTGGCGACACCAAGCGCTGCCCCTACGGCACGCGCACCGAGGATGAAGTGCGCTCGTTTGCGCTGCAGGCGGGCCGTTGGCTTTCGAAGCACGACGTCAAGATTATGGTCATCGCCTGCAACACGGCGACCGCTGCGGCCTTGCGTTTGGCTCAGCAGGTGCTCGACGTTCCCGTGATCGGCGTGATCGCGCCGGGTGCCCGTGCAGCAATCAACAGCACGCGTACGCGTCGCGTGGGCGTGCTCGCTACCAACCTCACCATTCGCTCGGGCGCCTACACGCGCGCCATTCAGGATCTAGATGCCGGCGTCGATGTATACGGCTGTCCTGCCTCGAGCTTTGTCGAGGTTGTCGAACACGAGCTCGCCTCGGGTGCACATCTGCAGGAACAGTGGCTTGAGAACGAGGACATCTTCGATACGCCTGCCGTGCGTGCGCTGGTGGGTGCCACGGTTGAGCCGCTGCGCGACCACGGTATCGATACCGTGGTGCTCGGCTGTACGCATTTCCCGCTGTTGGTGGGACCTATCCGCCATGCGCTGGGGCCTGGGGTGCGCGTCGTGAGTTCCGCCGAGGAGACCACGCGCGAGCTGACCGATATCCTCACGCGCCGCGAGCAGCTGGCGGGCGACGCCGCCGAGCCGCAGCATCGTTTTGCCACGACGGCTGATAACATTGCCGAGTTTGCGGTGGCGGGCAGCTTTATCTTTGGTCAGCCGCTCAAGAGCATTGAGCATATCGATATCGACGAACTGAAATAG